One window of Brassica napus cultivar Da-Ae chromosome C9 unlocalized genomic scaffold, Da-Ae chrC09_Random_66, whole genome shotgun sequence genomic DNA carries:
- the LOC125595189 gene encoding protein TIC 214-like translates to MEEIGVNGKDKINKDDEFHVRTYYNYKTVSENRDGNKENSNLEFFKIKKKEDRFLWFEKPFVTLVFDYKRWNRPNRYIKNDKIENTVRNEMSQYFFYTCQSDGKERISFTYPPNLSTFFEMIQKKIPSFTTEKKTSDQVYTCWSLVNEEKKENLKNEFLNRIEALDKKGSIENILEKTTRFCHNETQKEYLPKIYDPFLHGISRGRIKKLSPFQIITKTYKKKNIRGSWINKIHAILLKINSQKFEQTIEKFKRKSLSIEKKLYFFSEPQEEKIQSEEEIKIFKILFDVVIIYNNDQTLIKNFIDFHEINKQVPQWSYKLTSELEELEAETEENIPTEPGIRSRKAKRVVVFTDLKEPHNEIYTNLKDNQNSDQTDEMALIRYSQQSDFRREIIKGSMRSQRRKTVIWEFLQAKAHSPLFFDRIDKFFFFRLIYGG, encoded by the coding sequence ATGGAAGAAATCGGAGTGAATGGAAAAGACAAAATTAATAAGGATGATGAATTCCACGTTCGAACATACTATAACTATAAAACAGTTTCTGAAAATCGAGatggaaataaagaaaattctaatttagaatttttcaaaataaaaaaaaaagaggatcgtTTTTTATGGTTTGAAAAACCTTTTGTAACTCTAGTTTTCGATTATAAAAGATGGAATAGACCAAatcgatatataaaaaatgataaaattgaaaatactgtaagAAATGAAAtgtcacaatattttttttatacatgcCAAAGTGATGGAAAAGAACGAATATCTTTTACATATCCCCCCAACCTTTCAACTTTTTTTGAAATGATACAAAAAAAGATCCCTTCATttacaacagaaaaaaaaacctcGGATCAAGTTTATACTTGTTGGAGTTTGGTcaatgaagaaaaaaaggaaaatttaaaaaacgaatttttaaatagaattgaAGCTTTAGATAAAAAAGGGTCTATTGAAAATATACTGGAAAAAACAACTCGATTTTGTCATAACGAAACTCAAAAAGAATATTTACCTAAAATTTATGATCCATTTTTACATGGGATTTCGCGCGgaagaatcaaaaaattatcTCCGTTCCAAATCATAACCAAaacctataaaaaaaagaatataagagGATCTTGGATAAACAAAATTCATGCTATACTTCTGAAgattaattctcaaaaatttgagcaaacaatagaaaaatttaaaagaaagtcTTTATCAATAgagaaaaaactttattttttttccgaaccccaagaagaaaaaattcagtcagaagaagaaataaaaattttcaaaattttatttgatgtcgttataatttataataatgatcaaactcttataaaaaattttattgatttccATGAAATCAATAAACAAGTTCCTCAATGGTCATACAAATTAACAAGTGAATTGGAAGAATTGGAAGCTGAAACTGAAGAAAATATACCAACCGAACCTGGAATTCGTTCAAGAAAAGCAAAACGTGTAGTGGTTTTTACTGATTTAAAAGAACCGCATAACGAGATTTATACTAATCTCAAAGATAATCAAAATTCTGATCAAACAGATGAAATGGCTTTGATCCGTTATTCACAACAATCTGATTTTCGTCGAGAGATAATTAAAGGATCCATGCGTTCCCAAAGGCGTAAAACTGTTATTTGGGAATTTTTGCAAGCAAAAGCACATTCGCCCCTTTTTTTTGATAGaatagataaattttttttttttcgtttgatatatgggggctaa
- the LOC111205512 gene encoding protein TIC 214: protein MWKKKIFFDKNEEEQSKKEEQRRIEIAETWDSFLFAQIIRGFILVTQSILRKYIILPLLIIIKNSIRIVLFQLPEWEEDLKEWKREMHVKCTYNGVQLSETEFPRNWLTDGIQIKILFPFYLKPWHKYKFQSSQKARLKKTKGEKNDFRFLTVWGLETDLPFGSTKPKPSFFKPIFKELKKRIKKSKTKSFPVLRIFKERATIFLKVEKEIKNWIIKNLLFLKEKKKNLSKRNRIPLVGPREIYELNETKKDSIMSNQMIHELSVQKKSTEWPNSSLSENKIKNVIDKIKTIRNQTKKISKEKEKLTNSCNKLCYDSKIIESSKKSWQTLKKKKTRLIRKSFFFFQFCVEQLSISIFLGIINIPRITTQLFVDSTKKILDVYIYKNEENGEKKKKKNTIYFISTIKNFISKKNFFSYDLCSLSQAYVFYKLSQIQVSNFSKLKSFFEYNIYITSFFVKNQIKDFFKEQGIFHYEWKDKTLLNSEINQWKNWLRSHSQYNLPQIAWARLVTQKWKKKLNQDSLVLNPSLNKVDSYEKKIFDNYKKQNFCEANLFFNPKHKQNFKKDSIYNLFCYKSIHSTEKFFDMSTGLENFLISCFLEKYNIRSIGEILHRKYLDWRILNFWFRKKVNIELDTRSKKKYIKTKVKNYKRIYKITKTSLANQKINFFDWMGMNEEILNPRITNFDFFFFPEFFLFSSTYKMKPWVIPIKSLLFNFNETKNVNKQITLKKKGFIPSNEKKFLRFFNLNKEENESAGQEEFESDKETKINTESALSKQEKNIEENYTESKIKKRKNKKKPKSNTEAELDLFLKRYSRFQLRWNCFFNQKILNNVKAYCLLVRLKNPTEITISCIERGEMSLDILMIEKNFTFSKLMKKGILIVEPVRLSVKNDGQLIIYRTIGISLVHKNKQKISKRSKKKSYIYKKKSLNFFVPETILSPKRRKEFRILICFNLKKKMQGIEIQNLIQIFKT from the coding sequence atgtggaaaaaaaaaattttttttgataaaaacgaagaagaacaatcaaaaaaagaagaacaaagacgTATAGAAATTGCGGAAACTTGGGATAGCTTCTTATTTGCTCAAATAATAAGAGGTTTTATTTTAGTAACTCAAtctattcttagaaaatatattatattacctttattgataataattaaaaatagcatCCGTATCGTATTATTTCAACTTCCCGAGTGGGAAGAGGATTTAAAGGAGTGGAAACGTGAAATGCATGTTAAATGTACTTATAATGGGGTTCAACTATCCGAAACAGAATTTCCACGAAACTGGTTAACGGATGGTATTCAGATAAAAATCCTATTTCCGTTTTATCTTAAACCTtggcataaatataaatttcaatcaTCTCAGAAGGCTcgactaaaaaaaacaaaaggagaaaaaaatgattttcgttttttaacaGTTTGGGGGCTGGAAACTGACCTACCTTTTGGTTCTACCAAACCAAAGCCTTCTTTTTTTAAAcctatttttaaagaattaaaaaaaagaatcaaaaaatcCAAAACGAAGTCTTTTCCGGTTTTAAGGATTTTCAAAGAAAGAGCAACAATTTTCCTAAAAGtcgaaaaagaaattaaaaactgGATTATAAAAAACTTgctttttctaaaagaaaaaaaaaaaaacctttcaaAACGAAATAGAATTCCATTAGTTGGCCCGAGagaaatatatgaattaaatgaAACTAAAAAAGATTCAATAATGAGTAATCAGATGATTCATGAACTATCTGTTCAAAAAAAATCGACGGAGTGGCCAAATTCTTCACTCagcgaaaacaaaataaaaaatgtgattGATAAAATAAAGACAATCagaaatcaaacgaaaaaaatttcaaaagaaaaagaaaaactaactaataGTTGTAACAAACTGTGTTATGATTCTAAAATAATTGAGTCATCAAAAAAAAGTTGgcagacattaaaaaaaaaaaaaactcgattaattcgtaaatctttttttttttttcaattttgcgTTGAACAACTgtctatttctatttttctagGTATTATTAATATTCCAAGAATTACTACACAACTTTTTGttgattcaacaaaaaaaattcttgatgtatatatttacaagaatgaggaaaatggagaaaaaaaaaaaaaaaaaaataccatttattttatttcgactataaaaaatttcatatcaaaaaaaaatttttttagttatgacTTATGCTCTTTATCACAAGCATATGTATTTTACAAATTATCACAAATTCAAGTTAGTAACTTTTCTAAATTAAAgtctttttttgaatataacatatacataacatccttttttgttaagaatcaaataaaagatttttttaaagaacaagGAATCTTTCATTATGAATGGAAAGATAAAACCCTTTTAAATTCCGAAATAAATCAATGGAAAAACTGGTTACGAAGTCATTCTCAATATAATTTACCTCAGATTGCATGGGCTAGATTAGTAAcccaaaaatggaaaaaaaaactaaaccaagaCTCTCTAGTTCTAAATCCAAGTTTAAACAAAGTGGATTCatacgaaaaaaaaatttttgataattacaaaaaacaaaatttttgtgAGGCTAACTTATTTTTCAATCCAAAACATAAACAGAATTTCAAAAAGGAttctatatataatcttttttgcTACAAATCTATTCATTCTACAGAAAAATTTTTTGATATGTCTACAGGCCTAGAAAATTTTTTAATCTCTTGTTttctagaaaaatataatattcgcAGTATAGGGGAAATTTTGCATAGAAAATATTTGGATTGGAGAATTCTCAACTTTTGgtttagaaaaaaagtaaatattgagCTTGATACTaggagtaaaaaaaaatatattaaaactaaagttaagaattataaaagaatttataaaataactaagaCGAGTCTTGccaatcaaaaaataaatttttttgattggATGGGAATGAATGAAGAAATACTAAATCCTCGTATAAcaaattttgacttttttttctttccagaatttttcttattttctagtACATATAAAATGAAACCGTGGGTCATACCAATTAAATCActtcttttcaattttaatgaaacaaaaaatgtgAATAAACAGATCACCCTAAAGAAAAAAGGTTTTATAccatcaaacgaaaaaaaattccttcggttttttaatctaaataaagaagaaaacgaaTCAGCAGGTCAAGAAGAGTTTGAATcagataaagaaacaaaaataaatacggAATCAGCTCTATcaaagcaagaaaaaaatattgaagaaaatTATACAGAATCGAAGataaaaaaacgtaaaaataaaaaaaaaccaaaaagcaATACCGAAGCGGAACTTGACTTATTTCTCAAAAGGTATTCGCGTTTTCAATTGCGAtggaattgtttttttaatcaaaaaatcctCAATAATGTAAAAGCATACTGTCTCTTGGTTAGACTAAAAAATCCAACCGAGATAACGATATCTTGTATTGAAAGAGGAGAGATGAGCTTAGATATTCTAATGATTGAGAAGAatttcactttttcaaaattaatgaaaaaaggaATATTGATTGTTGAACCTGTTCGTTTGTCTGTAAAAAACGACGGCcaacttattatatatagaaCCATCGGGATTTCATTGgttcataaaaataaacaaaaaataagtaaaagatcaaaaaaaaaaagctatatttataaaaaaaaaagtttaaatttctttGTCCCTGAAACTATTCTATCCCCTAAACGACGTAAAGAATTTCGAATTCTAAtttgtttcaatttaaaaaaaaaaatgcaagggatagaaattcaaaatttgatacaaatatTCAAAACTTGA